The region ATCAACACTCTTGTCATAGATTTGAATGCAACAGATCCCGATGAGGGCACCAACGGACAGGTCGTGTACTCGTTCAACAGTTACGTCACAGAGAAAACAAGGAATGCGTTCAGAATTGATCCCCAGACCGGGATCATCACCGTCAATGGCGTTCTGGATTATGAGACCGCCCAGATATACGAGATCGACGTGCAGGCCAAAGATTTGGGTCCCAACTCTATACCTGCACACTGTAAAGTCACTGTGAATGTGATGGACACCAACGACAACCCGCCGGTCATTAGCCTGCTGTCGCTCAACACAGAGATGGTGGAGGTGAGTGAGAACGCTCAGCGTGGGTACGTCATCGCCCTGGTGCGTGTCTCCGACAAGGATGCAGGGGCCAACGGCAAGGTGCAGTGCCGGCTCCAGGGCAACGTCCCCTTTCGGCTGCAGGAGTACGAGAGCTTCTCCACCATCCTGGTGGACGGTCGGCTGGACCGCGAACAGAAGGACACGTACAACCTGACCATCCAAGCCGAGGACAGCGGCGCCCCTCCTCTGCGTGCCACCAAGTCGCTGGTGGTCAAAGTGGCGGATGAAAACGACAACCCGCCGCACTTTCTCAAGCCGCATTACCAGGAGATGGTGATGGAGAACAACCTGCCGGGGTCATGTCTGCTGGCCGTTTCGGCAGAGGACCCTGACCTGGGCATGAATGGAACAGTGTCGTACTCCATAGTCCCCGGTGAGATTAAGCACATGGACGTTAACACATATGTGAGTATAAATCCGGCTGGGCGTATTTACTCCATGAGGTCCTTTGACCACGAGTACACAAGGACTTTTGACTTTAAAGTCCTCGCCCGCGACAACGGCAACCCGTCTTTGTCGAGCAACGCCACCGTGCGAATTGTGGTGCTGGACGTCAACGACAACACGCCCGTCATGACCAGCCCACCTCTGGTGAATGGCACCGCCGAGGTGTCAATCCCAAGGAACGCAGGCGCCGGCTACATGGTGACCCAGGTCAAGGCGGACGACTACGATGAAGGCGAGAACGGCCGCCTCACCTACACAATCTCCgagggcgaccgggccttctttGAGATCGACCAAGTCAATGGAGAGGTGCACTCCACCCGCATGTTCAGCGAGAACACCAAGTCCACCTACGAGATCACAGTTGTGGCCCGGGATCACGGCAAGCCCTCACTGTCTGCCTCGGCCTACATCGTGGTGTACCTATCGCGGGACTTGAACGCCCAGGAATCCATCGGACCCGTCAATCTGTCCCTCATCTTCATCATTGCCCTCGGCTCCATCGCTGCTATCCTTTTTGTCACCATGATCTTTGTGGCGGTCAAGTGCAAGAGGGACAACAAGGAAATACGGACCTACAACTGCAGGTACTGACCCACTTTagcttatgtgtgtgtgtgtgtgtgtgtgtgtgtgtgtgtattccgaTCCCTTGTGCAGCTTTCTGGGCCTGcacatttttctttgcttttgtttgagGCTGCTTTTGAAATAGAATTAGTCCATCTGAGGATCATTGTTGCTTGTGATTGActgatttaatattttctttgtgACCAATTGTCTCTTAAGTATAAGTGTCATGTTCAATTTGTGGGCATGTTGCCGGACAATTAACGCCCTGCTGGCTCGGTGACAGTCGCAGACATTTCTTATTTAACCTTGGCTGATTTGTGGTTATTAACTTCAATCATCTATGATAATGGCGTTGGTCAGGTTTAGGCCACCTTTAATTTTGGCTTACGTCTTTGACAGGCTAAACAAATCACAAATCATTCCAAACGTGATGTGGATGAGCTCAAATAAATAGCACTCGAAAGACAATATTAATGCATTTTCCGGGAAGTGGCACATCAATATTTCTGCACATCAAACGCTCTGTTTTTTGTTCATCAATCTGCAATCAGCCCCGGTGCCACATTAACATTATACATTTACATATAGATTGGATTTAAGACTTCACCTGCAGCCATAATCATATTTTGGTTCAAATATTATTGTAAGTCAAGTTTGGATGTTTTTTGATAGTGGGCCCATCATCATTCTAAAATAGTACATACTCATTTTATTTGTTGCTGTGCACTGTCTGGTTTAATATACCGGACACATTAGGTTCATTCATACATTATATTAGGAGTTTTTAAACAAGTGGGTTTCTTTACAAAATGCTCAAATCAAATGCTGCCCGATAGATGTTCATTATTATCTATGCTCTCTTATTGGGGATCACCAGATAGTACCTAATTTTATGCCTGCTGAGTGCATAGTATAATGTCACCCTCTTCCTAACAGCTTTGAGAGAGTTAACATTCGACAAAGTGTTTTAAATTGAGGCCTGATTTACTATAGATGGATGCAACTCTGCCAGAAGCTTAATGGAAAGCGTTTTGCAGGTTGAAATGTTCTCCTGCTCATTTAAAAGTCTTGCTCAAAGTATAGATTATACCGTACTACCCACTATAGATTTCAAAATGAACagcaacccccacccccactgGGAGCTATAATCAACAGTGATGGGATGTGTGCCCTTCTGAGTACCCCTTGACTAGGGGGGAGCAGTTATCTCCAATCGATTGCTTGTTTTTCAGTCAGCCTGCTTGACtcagaccccccaccccccttctagATTTGCATTGGGAAGTAATGTAGAGCGGAAGGTAGCATGCTAAATGATAAATGAAAACGAGGTGGGAAACGCGCTGCCTTTTGTTTGCGGCtgatcattttctttcttctaaaTCTAgggaagtgggggggggggattgaatGAGGGCGATAGTTCTTTTCAAGATGCAATCTGAGAGAAAAATGAAAGCGAGGGAAAAACAATGTTGCTTCTTAGCCTTCGTGATTGTAGAAGTGTTGGGAGGATCAGAGCTGCGTTTTAGTGAAGAAACGGAGGCCAGTGGGGGCGACAATAACACAGATATTCCACACACGACTGGAGGAGACTAACTGGGTCTCCGCACACTGATAATAGAAATGGCTTAAACGTAtcgcaaagaaaagaaaatcacaaattATCTCCAATAATTGACATGTGGAATGAGCATCTGTTCTACTGTGGAATTCTTCATTTCCCAATCCCGGTGAAACCTTTGATGAAAGAGTGCTCCTCATTTTCTCATACAGTATATCAGTCAAAATTGCCTCTTAGAGTGTGTGGAAAACAGAGAGCGGCAAAATTAATTTTATCTGCAGCCCCCACCCCTCAATTGCGCCATACTCCATATTGCTAGTATGTTTGCTTGATagtcaaaaaagtgtggtttATGTACTTTGCATATGATTGCGTATACCGGTGTCGTTTGTATCTGTGGTGTTTGGCATGTTTGCATACCGTCTGCCTGTTTGTGACATGTCCAATGTTGCGCATGCAAATCCAAACATACAGAAAAAAGGTCAGTTCCTTTTGTGTGTCAGGCTGGGGAGTCCCTTCAGTGGGTCTTGCCACCCATGGACACAGGTATTTAGCTTTTGTTTGACCCCAACATCATCCTAGCTGGCATGATGGTGCAAGCACGTATTTGACTGTGTGCAAATGAAAAGCAAGACAGAGCACTGCTTTATTGAGTCTGTTCAGTTTCTTTTACTTGCGCAGGGTGGCCGAGTACTCCTACGGCAATCAGAAGAAGTcgagcaagaagaagaagctgaacaagAACGACATCCGCCTGGTCCCACGCGATGTCGAGGAAACAGACAAGATGAACGTGGTGAGTTGCTCGTCACTCACCTCCTCGCTCAACTACTTCGACTACCACCAGCAGAGCCTGCCGCTGGGCTGTAGGCGCTCCGAGAGCACCTTCCTCAACGTGGAGAACCAGAACTCGCGCAATGCCGCACCCAACCACGGCTATCAGCACCCGTTCACCGGGCAAGGCCACCAGCAGCCAGATCTCATCATCAACGGCATGCCACTGCCAGAGGTGAGAAACCGCGCACAGAGCTCTGGACTATGTTGGGCGATGAGGTAGGAGAGCATCGCTGAGCGATGTTGGGTGAACAAACCGGAAAACGAAAAGCTTTCGTCATTCAAAGTGTCTGAACGATCCATCTGCTATCCGTGGATAATCTGACTGGGACGGCAAGAGGCTGTTTGACACATTTCAACACATCTCAAGTTGGGGTGATATTTAGCGCT is a window of Syngnathus typhle isolate RoL2023-S1 ecotype Sweden linkage group LG1, RoL_Styp_1.0, whole genome shotgun sequence DNA encoding:
- the pcdh19 gene encoding protocadherin-19 isoform X1, whose amino-acid sequence is MEFIHVIVLLLLFWVGAEAVINLKYGINEEMKPGSVIGNVTKDALKQGFQIALQPPYLRVISNSEPRWVELSPAGILTTQMKIDRDVVCRQNPKCIISLEVMSNSMEICVIKVEIEDLNDNAPRFPTSHIDIEISENASPGTRFPLEGASDPDSGVFGVQSYSITPNELFGLEIKTRGDGSKIAELVVQKSLDRETQSHYTYEISAEDGGEPPKIGAVQLNIKVIDSNDNNPVFDEPVYTVNVMENSPINTLVIDLNATDPDEGTNGQVVYSFNSYVTEKTRNAFRIDPQTGIITVNGVLDYETAQIYEIDVQAKDLGPNSIPAHCKVTVNVMDTNDNPPVISLLSLNTEMVEVSENAQRGYVIALVRVSDKDAGANGKVQCRLQGNVPFRLQEYESFSTILVDGRLDREQKDTYNLTIQAEDSGAPPLRATKSLVVKVADENDNPPHFLKPHYQEMVMENNLPGSCLLAVSAEDPDLGMNGTVSYSIVPGEIKHMDVNTYVSINPAGRIYSMRSFDHEYTRTFDFKVLARDNGNPSLSSNATVRIVVLDVNDNTPVMTSPPLVNGTAEVSIPRNAGAGYMVTQVKADDYDEGENGRLTYTISEGDRAFFEIDQVNGEVHSTRMFSENTKSTYEITVVARDHGKPSLSASAYIVVYLSRDLNAQESIGPVNLSLIFIIALGSIAAILFVTMIFVAVKCKRDNKEIRTYNCSFFYLRRVAEYSYGNQKKSSKKKKLNKNDIRLVPRDVEETDKMNVVSCSSLTSSLNYFDYHQQSLPLGCRRSESTFLNVENQNSRNAAPNHGYQHPFTGQGHQQPDLIINGMPLPETENYSIDSSYVNSRAHLIKSTSTFKDLEGNSLKDSGHEESDQTDSEHDVQRGHYVDTAVNDMLNMTVPPNVCQLPDQGGEPAEGFHCQDECRILGHSDRCWMPRVPLPARVKSPEHARNVIALSIEATTVDVPHYEDGTTKRTFATFGKDGPEDVERGDVKGKRTHESQVCSPKANGAAVREAGNGREAASPITSPVHLKSPLSKPSSAYNTLKCRDAERIANHSLLRQPEGKDSEPSVREFNTLLHDGRDKESPSSKRLKDIVL
- the pcdh19 gene encoding protocadherin-19 isoform X2, with amino-acid sequence MEFIHVIVLLLLFWVGAEAVINLKYGINEEMKPGSVIGNVTKDALKQGFQIALQPPYLRVISNSEPRWVELSPAGILTTQMKIDRDVVCRQNPKCIISLEVMSNSMEICVIKVEIEDLNDNAPRFPTSHIDIEISENASPGTRFPLEGASDPDSGVFGVQSYSITPNELFGLEIKTRGDGSKIAELVVQKSLDRETQSHYTYEISAEDGGEPPKIGAVQLNIKVIDSNDNNPVFDEPVYTVNVMENSPINTLVIDLNATDPDEGTNGQVVYSFNSYVTEKTRNAFRIDPQTGIITVNGVLDYETAQIYEIDVQAKDLGPNSIPAHCKVTVNVMDTNDNPPVISLLSLNTEMVEVSENAQRGYVIALVRVSDKDAGANGKVQCRLQGNVPFRLQEYESFSTILVDGRLDREQKDTYNLTIQAEDSGAPPLRATKSLVVKVADENDNPPHFLKPHYQEMVMENNLPGSCLLAVSAEDPDLGMNGTVSYSIVPGEIKHMDVNTYVSINPAGRIYSMRSFDHEYTRTFDFKVLARDNGNPSLSSNATVRIVVLDVNDNTPVMTSPPLVNGTAEVSIPRNAGAGYMVTQVKADDYDEGENGRLTYTISEGDRAFFEIDQVNGEVHSTRMFSENTKSTYEITVVARDHGKPSLSASAYIVVYLSRDLNAQESIGPVNLSLIFIIALGSIAAILFVTMIFVAVKCKRDNKEIRTYNCRVAEYSYGNQKKSSKKKKLNKNDIRLVPRDVEETDKMNVVSCSSLTSSLNYFDYHQQSLPLGCRRSESTFLNVENQNSRNAAPNHGYQHPFTGQGHQQPDLIINGMPLPETENYSIDSSYVNSRAHLIKSTSTFKDLEGNSLKDSGHEESDQTDSEHDVQRGHYVDTAVNDMLNMTVPPNVCQLPDQGGEPAEGFHCQDECRILGHSDRCWMPRVPLPARVKSPEHARNVIALSIEATTVDVPHYEDGTTKRTFATFGKDGPEDVERGDVKGKRTHESQVCSPKANGAAVREAGNGREAASPITSPVHLKSPLSKPSSAYNTLKCRDAERIANHSLLRQPEGKDSEPSVREFNTLLHDGRDKESPSSKRLKDIVL